The Alkalihalophilus pseudofirmus nucleotide sequence ATCTCACGCGGCGGCTCATATACTTCGTTGTAACGGCCAAGGTAACAAGAGTCATGATACACAACCGTTTCATTGACTTCATGTGTTGGCTTAATGCGGCCTTCTTTGATTAAGTCAGCTAGAACTTCTGTATGATGGTAAACTTCCACACCTTCTAAGCCGAAGTCAGGATACTCATTTTTAAATGTGTTATAAGCATGAGGATCGATTGTGACAATCTTTTTCACGTTATGCTTATTAAACAGCTCGATATTAGCTGTTGCCAGCTCTTGGAATAAGAATTCATTTCCTAAACGACGCGGAGTATCTCCTGAGTTCTTTTCTTTGTTACCAATGATTGCAAATGTTACGCCAGCCTCATTCATCACTTTCGCAAATGATTGAGCAATCTTTTGGCTTCGTTTATCATATGAGCCCATTGATCCTGCAAAGAATAGGTATTCGAACTCTTCGCCTTTTTTCTCCATCTCTTTGACTGTCGGCACATGAATATCATCACGGCCATCACGCCAGTTTTCACGCTCTTTACGGCTGATGCCCCAAGGGTTTCCTTGACGCTCGATATTTGTCATCGCACGCTGTGCATCTGCATCCATTTTTCCTTCTGTTAAGACAAGGTAACGTCGCATATCAATGATTTTATCAACATGCTCGTTCATTACCGGACATTGATCTTCACAGTTACGACAAGTCGTACAAGCCCAGATTTCTTCTTCAGTAATAACGTCACCAATCAAGCTGACATCATATCCTGCAGCAGCTTCAGCACCGCCAGCACCTTGCATTGCTAATTGATTTGCTTTTGTATTAGAAAAAGCAAATTCCGGGAGCCACGCCGACTTCGAGGTAACCGCAGCACCTTTTTCCGTTAAGTGATCACGCATTTTAACGATCAAATCCATTGGAGAAAGCATTTTTCCTGTGCCTGTTGCCGGACACATATTCGTACATCGTCCACATTCTACACAGGCATATAAATCAAGCAATTGCTTGTGGTTAAAGTCTTCGATCTTGTTGTTACCAAACTGCTCTTGCGACTCATCTTCAAAATTAATAGAAGAAAGGCGGCCAACTTTATGCGTGCGTCCCATGAATACGTTTGCAGGACCAGCAATAAGGTGAGCGTGTTTTGATTGAGGTACATACACTAAGAATGTTAATAAGAACAATAAGTGCATCCACCAGAAAACAAAGAATAGTCCACCTGCAACGGCTGGCGATAACCAGCTGAATGCACCAGCAATTCCTGAGGCAATCGGTTCAAATCCACTCATTGATTTTTCTAGCCAGATAATCTCCATTCCTTTAGCGATCAGCTTTGAGGTCATCAGTCCACCGATAAAAATAAGGACAAGACCTGATTTCCAGCCACGCTTCAGGCGTACAAGCTTTTCAACATAACGGCGATAGAACGCCCATACAACGGCAATTAAGATCATAACTACGACAATTTCTTGGAAGAAAGTGAAGTAAGG carries:
- a CDS encoding (Fe-S)-binding protein, with product MEALTWVNLAAFLLVTGYAVYLFATLVMTRVEYIKLGKKAEFDHSMKERLESVWVNVFGQKKLMKDKKSGIIHLMFFYGFLLVQLGAIDLIWKGLAVGSHLPLGPLYPYFTFFQEIVVVMILIAVVWAFYRRYVEKLVRLKRGWKSGLVLIFIGGLMTSKLIAKGMEIIWLEKSMSGFEPIASGIAGAFSWLSPAVAGGLFFVFWWMHLLFLLTFLVYVPQSKHAHLIAGPANVFMGRTHKVGRLSSINFEDESQEQFGNNKIEDFNHKQLLDLYACVECGRCTNMCPATGTGKMLSPMDLIVKMRDHLTEKGAAVTSKSAWLPEFAFSNTKANQLAMQGAGGAEAAAGYDVSLIGDVITEEEIWACTTCRNCEDQCPVMNEHVDKIIDMRRYLVLTEGKMDADAQRAMTNIERQGNPWGISRKERENWRDGRDDIHVPTVKEMEKKGEEFEYLFFAGSMGSYDKRSQKIAQSFAKVMNEAGVTFAIIGNKEKNSGDTPRRLGNEFLFQELATANIELFNKHNVKKIVTIDPHAYNTFKNEYPDFGLEGVEVYHHTEVLADLIKEGRIKPTHEVNETVVYHDSCYLGRYNEVYEPPREILEAIPGVKLVEMERNRQNGMCCGAGGGMMWMEEDAGQRVNVARTEQALEVQPSMIGSGCPYCLTMLSDGTKAKEVEEDVQTLDIVEILEKSLIKKETELVQ